The following proteins are encoded in a genomic region of Musa acuminata AAA Group cultivar baxijiao chromosome BXJ2-11, Cavendish_Baxijiao_AAA, whole genome shotgun sequence:
- the LOC103971413 gene encoding shaggy-related protein kinase alpha, producing the protein MASVSLAPSSGLKNNDGTSICVDSLPDELNDMKIRDDKEVEATVIDGNGTETGHIIVTTIGGRNGQPKQTISYMAERVVGHGSFGVVFQAKCLETGETVAIKKVLQDKRYKNRELQTMRILDHPNVVCLKHCFFSTTEKEELYLNLVLEYVPETVHRVIKHYNKMNQRMPLLYVKLYMYQICRALAYIHGCIGVCHRDIKPQNLLVNPHTHQLKLCDFGSAKVLVKGEPNISYICSRYYRAPELIFGATEYTTAIDIWSAGCVLAELLLGQPLFPGESGVDQLVEIIKILGTPTREEIKCMNPNYTEFKFPQIKAHPWHKVFHKRMPPEAVDLVSRLLQYSPNLRSTALEALIHPFFDELRDPNARLPNGRYLPPLFNFKPHELKGVPMEIVLKLIPEHARQQCAFLGL; encoded by the exons ATGGCTTCGGTGAGCTTGGCACCCTCGTCGGGGTTGAAAAATAATGATGGTACTAGTATTTGCGTGGATAGTTTGCCAGATGAATTGAATGATATGAAAATAAGAGATGATAAG GAAGTGGAAGCTACTGTAATTGATGGTAATGGGACAGAGACAGGCCATATAATTGTGACAACTATAGGTGGCAGAAATGGCCAACCCAAACAG ACTATAAGTTACATGGCTGAACGTGTTGTTGGGCATGGATCATTTGGAGTTGTATTCCAG GCAAAGTGTCTTGAGACGGGTGAGACAGTTGCTATAAAAAAAGTTCTTCAAGACAAGAGATATAAGAACCGAGAGTTGCAAACCATGCGTATTCTTGATCATCCAAATGTTGTTTGTTTGAAGCACTGCTTCTTTTCAACAACTGAAAAGGAAGAGCTTTATCTTAATTTGGTGCTAGAGTATGTGCCTGAGACTGTTCATCGAGTAATCAAGCACTATAACAAGATGAATCAGCGTATGCCATTGCTATATGTGAAGCTTTACATGTATCAG ATTTGTAGAGCATTGGCTTATATTCATGGTTGCATTGGGGTGTGCCACAGGGACATAAAACCACAAAATCTTCTG GTCAACCCACATACACACCAGCTGAAACTCTGTGACTTTGGGAGTGCCAAAGTTTTG GTGAAAGGGGAACCAAATATATCGTACATTTGTTCAAGATATTATCGAGCACCTGAACTTATATTTGGTGCCACCGAGTACACAACAGCAATTGACATATGGTCAGCTGGCTGTGTTCTTGCTGAACTCCTCCTTGGACAG CCTCTCTTTCCTGGTGAGAGCGGAGTTGATCAACTTGTAGAAATTATCAAG ATTTTGGGTACCCCAACAAGAGAAGAAATTAAATGCATGAACCCCAATTATACAGAGTTCAAGTTTCCACAGATCAAAGCTCACCCATGGCACAAG GTTTTTCATAAAAGAATGCCACCTGAAGCAGTAGATCTCGTCTCTAGGCTTCTTCAGTATTCTCCAAACTTGAGGAGCACTGCT TTGGAGGCATTGATTCACCCGTTTTTTGATGAACTTCGAGATCCAAATGCTCGTTTACCAAATGGTCGTTATCTACCTCCTCTCTTTAACTTCAAGCCTCATG AGTTAAAGGGAGTTCCGATGGAGATTGTGCTAAAGTTGATCCCTGAGCATGCAAGACAGCAATGTGCCTTCTTAGGACTATGA
- the LOC103971411 gene encoding gibberellin 2-beta-dioxygenase 1 codes for MVIASVTAESNERIRTLEYPVVDLSWKRGRAAELLVRACEEFGFVKVVNHGVLRSVIAKMEAEGARFFALPPCEKQKAGPPTPLGYGIRSIGFNGDMGELEYLLLHSNPSYISQKAKTICRKDPIHFSGVVNEYVKQVRQLACQLLDMVGEGLGLQDTRVFSRLLQDSENDSLVRLNHYPPWPGSDRAGGDADREPAAGKSRDKRSGGRIGFGEHSDPQILSILRSNDVDGLQILSAEADDGGVWIPVPADPAAFYVIVGDSLQAMTNGRLVSVRHRAMANSCRPRTSTVFFGAPSPGTRITPLPQMIRPHAPRRYKSFTWAEYKKAMYSLRLGHNRLDLFLADPDDRDQDSGGISN; via the exons ATGGTGATTGCGTCGGTCACGGCAGAGAGCAACGAGAGGATCAGGACCCTCGAGTACCCCGTGGTCGACCTCTCGTGGAAGAGAGGCCGGGCGGCGGAGCTGCTCGTGCGGGCCTGCGAGGAGTTCGGCTTCGTCAAGGTGGTCAACCATGGCGTGCTCAGGAGCGTCATCGCCAAGATGGAGGCCGAGGGGGCGAGGTTCTTCGCATTACCTCCCTGCGAGAAGCAGAAGGCCGGCCCGCCCACCCCGCTCGGTTACGGCATTCGGAGCATCGGCTTCAACGGCGACATGGGGGAGTTGGAGTACCTTCTTCTCCATTCCAACCCTTCTTACATCTCCCAGAAAGCAAAGACGATATGTAGAAAGGATCCAATACATTTCAG TGGGGTGGTGAATGAGTATGTGAAGCAAGTGAGGCAGCTGGCATGTCAGCTACTGGACATGGTGGGAGAAGGGCTGGGGCTGCAGGACACCCGAGTCTTCAGCAGGCTGCTGCAGGACAGCGAGAATGACTCCTTGGTCAGGCTGAATCATTACCCTCCTTGGCCCGGCAGCGACAGGGCCGGGGGTGATGCCGACCGCGAGCCCGCCGCCGGCAAGTCCAGGGACAAGAGAAGCGGCGGCAGGATCGGGTTCGGGGAGCACTCTGACCCGCAGATCCTTAGCATCCTCCGCTCCAACGACGTCGACGGCCTGCAGATACTCTCGGCGGAGGCGGACGACGGCGGCGTGTGGATCCCGGTGCCGGCAGACCCGGCGGCTTTTTATGTCATCGTCGGCGACTCGCTCCAG GCGATGACGAACGGAAGGCTGGTGAGCGTGAGGCACAGAGCCATGGCGAACTCCTGCAGGCCGAGAACGTCGACGGTCTTCTTCGGTGCGCCGTCGCCGGGCACGCGCATCACGCCGCTCCCTCAGATGATCAGGCCGCACGCCCCCCGGCGCTACAAGTCCTTTACCTGGGCCGAGTACAAGAAGGCCATGTACTCCCTCAGGCTCGGCCACAATCGCCTCGACCTCTTCCTCGCCGATCCTGATGATCGCGACCAAGACTCAGGAGGCATCTCCAACTAA
- the LOC135626382 gene encoding short-chain dehydrogenase reductase 3b-like encodes MSTLRLEGKVAIITGAASGIGEAAARLFASNGATVVVADIQDELGTRVAASIGLGRCSYRRCDVTREEEVEATVDYVVRTHGRLDVMLSNAGVLGPLASVLNVDLGEMDHVMAVNLRGAAAAVKHAARAMVAKGTRGSIICTGSVTACQGGLGPVAYTASKHALVGLVSAAAGELGLHGIRVNCVSPFGVATPLACGYHGRSPEQVEESSCAAANLKGVVLKAHHVAEAALFLASEESAFISGHNLVIDGGTTVVNSCFRMMR; translated from the exons ATGTCTACTTTACG GTTGGAAGGCAAGGTGGCGATCATCACCGGGGCCGCGAGTGGCATCGGCGAGGCCGCCGCGAGGCTCTTCGCGTCCAACGGCGCCACCGTCGTCGTTGCGGACATCCAAGATGAGCTGGGCACTCGAGTGGCCGCCTCCATCGGGCTCGGCCGATGCAGCTACAGGCGCTGCGACGTGAccagggaggaggaggtggaggcgaCGGTGGACTACGTGGTGCGCACCCACGGCCGGTTGGACGTTATGCTCAGCAACGCCGGCGTCCTCGGCCCGTTGGCGTCCGTCCTGAACGTGGACCTGGGTGAGATGGATCACGTCATGGCGGTGAACCTGCGCGGCGCAGCCGCGGCCGTCAAGCACGCGGCCCGGGCGATGGTGGCCAAGGGCACCCGCGGGTCCATCATATGCACCGGCAGCGTCACCGCCTGCCAGGGCGGGCTCGGTCCGGTGGCCTACACCGCCTCCAAGCACGCGCTGGTGGGGTTGGTGAGCGCCGCCGCCGGGGAGCTGGGCCTGCACGGGATCCGGGTGAACTGCGTCTCGCCCTTCGGGGTGGCGACGCCGCTGGCCTGCGGGTACCACGGCAGGAGCCCGGAGCAGGTGGAGGAATCTTCCTGCGCCGCCGCCAACCTCAAGGGCGTGGTGCTCAAGGCCCATCATGTGGCGGAGGCGGCGCTCTTCCTGGCCTCCGAGGAGTCCGCGTTCATCAGTGGCCATAACTTGGTCATCGACGGAGGGACCACCGTCGTCAATTCCTGCTTTCGGATGATGAGATAA